In Helianthus annuus cultivar XRQ/B chromosome 3, HanXRQr2.0-SUNRISE, whole genome shotgun sequence, a single window of DNA contains:
- the LOC110929539 gene encoding dormancy-associated protein homolog 3 — MSLLNKLWDDTIAGPPPDKGLGKLRKPNLSFRSFNSEKESETGGTTGGAEHPATRVTRSIMIVKPERSLSETPPASPAGSTTPVSPFSGESFRFRRKSASDAFEKASGIGTRSSRPPYEL, encoded by the exons ATGAGCTTACTCAACAAACTCTGGGACGACACCATCGCCGGTCCTCCACCAGATAAAGGTCTCGGAAAGCTGCGAAAACCGAATCTTAGTTTTCGATCATTCAATTCAGAAAAGG AATCTGAAACGGGCGGGACTACGGGAGGAGCAGAGCATCCTGCAACCAGAGTAACACGAAGTATTATGATCGTCAAACCGGAGAGGAGTCTTAGCGAAACGCCTCCGGCGTCACCCGCCGGATCTACTACTCCGGTCTCTCCATTCTCcg GAGAATCATTCAGGTTTCGCAGGAAGTCGGCATCCGATGCTTTCGAGAAGGCAAGTGGAATCGGAACTAGGAGCAGTCGTCCTCCTTACGAGCTGTGA